The following coding sequences lie in one Pseudarthrobacter phenanthrenivorans Sphe3 genomic window:
- a CDS encoding mandelate racemase/muconate lactonizing enzyme family protein encodes MSLPAAVAVRTVRRITGLSTRLITVPLRRSWGAEAPENHVIATEIQTDDGGAGHGFSWTPTIGPQAVKALLEYDIAPFVTGLPANPEVVWDALWKRLHEAGGGGLTTIAMAGVDLALWDLQASRAHTSVTGLLGQRHESAEVYGSGVNLHYTLEELVAQTERWVAAGHRAVKIKVGKPDINEDAERVAAVRSVLGPDRKLMIDANQRWDLPTTLRALDVLAGFGLEWLEEPIRADDLWAYRRLRKHSPVPIALGENLHTIYRFRDFIEAEAVDIIQPNIIRVGGITPFRRIVELARTNSIKVMPHLLPELSGQLALTLAEPTLVEDVEEASFEQLGILAGPAPVRFSNSLVSLTDQPGLGFHFRDAP; translated from the coding sequence ATGAGCCTCCCCGCGGCTGTTGCTGTCCGGACAGTACGGCGGATCACGGGCCTTTCAACCCGGCTCATCACGGTTCCGCTGCGCCGCAGCTGGGGCGCGGAGGCACCGGAAAACCATGTGATCGCTACCGAAATCCAGACGGACGACGGCGGCGCGGGGCACGGTTTCTCCTGGACGCCCACCATTGGTCCGCAGGCCGTCAAGGCCCTGCTCGAATACGACATCGCCCCGTTCGTCACCGGCCTGCCCGCCAACCCCGAGGTGGTTTGGGACGCCCTGTGGAAACGGCTGCATGAGGCCGGCGGCGGTGGACTGACCACCATTGCCATGGCGGGTGTGGACCTGGCGCTGTGGGACCTGCAGGCCTCCCGGGCACACACCTCAGTCACCGGACTCCTGGGCCAGCGGCACGAGTCAGCGGAGGTGTACGGCTCCGGGGTCAACCTGCATTACACCCTCGAAGAGCTCGTGGCGCAGACCGAACGCTGGGTTGCAGCCGGGCACCGGGCCGTGAAAATCAAGGTGGGCAAGCCGGACATTAACGAGGACGCCGAACGCGTGGCCGCAGTCCGTTCCGTCCTGGGCCCTGACCGGAAGTTGATGATCGACGCGAACCAGCGCTGGGACCTGCCCACCACGCTCCGCGCCCTCGATGTACTGGCCGGCTTCGGGCTGGAGTGGCTCGAGGAACCCATCCGAGCCGACGACCTCTGGGCCTACCGGAGGCTGCGCAAACACTCACCGGTACCGATCGCCCTCGGTGAAAACCTGCACACCATCTACCGCTTCCGGGATTTCATTGAGGCGGAAGCTGTGGACATCATCCAACCCAACATCATCCGGGTGGGAGGCATCACCCCGTTCCGGCGCATTGTTGAGCTTGCCCGCACCAACAGCATCAAAGTGATGCCGCACCTGCTGCCCGAGCTCTCCGGCCAGCTCGCCCTGACCCTCGCCGAGCCCACCCTGGTGGAGGACGTGGAAGAGGCATCCTTTGAGCAGCTGGGAATCCTCGCGGGCCCCGCGCCCGTCAGGTTCAGCAACAGCCTTGTCAGCCTCACCGACCAGCCCGGCCTCGGCTTCCACTTCCGGGACGCACCGTAA
- a CDS encoding 5-dehydro-4-deoxyglucarate dehydratase, with protein sequence MKFDGVLFFPVTPFTAEGAVDVDLLKEHISSRLPFGPGGVFPACGTGEFHALSIEEVRTVVTAAVEVVAGKVPVVAGAGGPLGHAIAAARAAEEAGADALLVLPPYLVTGPTDGLVAYIEAVANASSLPVIVYHRGNAKFTAASMARLAANPKVVGFKDGLGDVGLAQEIVSAVKATGRKDFAFFNGLLTAELTQGAYRGLGIPLYSSAAFAMAPEIAKAYYDAYEAGDEDRRNALLEGFYAPLVRLRDQTPGFGVSLIKAGLRLGGLPVGSVRPPLVDPTEEQLVQLKAILAKGYELAGR encoded by the coding sequence ATGAAATTCGACGGCGTACTGTTCTTTCCCGTCACCCCGTTCACGGCCGAAGGTGCCGTTGACGTGGACCTGCTCAAGGAACACATCAGCTCGCGGCTGCCATTCGGGCCCGGCGGCGTCTTCCCCGCCTGCGGGACCGGTGAGTTCCACGCCCTCAGCATCGAGGAGGTGCGCACCGTGGTGACGGCCGCCGTCGAGGTCGTTGCCGGAAAGGTCCCGGTAGTTGCCGGCGCGGGCGGGCCGCTGGGCCACGCGATTGCAGCCGCCCGCGCCGCGGAAGAGGCGGGGGCAGACGCCCTCCTGGTCCTCCCGCCATACCTGGTCACCGGCCCCACCGACGGACTCGTTGCCTACATCGAGGCCGTGGCCAATGCCAGCAGCCTGCCGGTGATTGTCTACCACCGCGGCAACGCCAAATTCACGGCTGCCTCGATGGCGCGGCTGGCTGCCAATCCCAAGGTCGTCGGCTTCAAGGACGGCCTGGGCGATGTGGGCCTGGCCCAGGAAATCGTGTCCGCCGTCAAGGCCACCGGACGCAAGGACTTCGCCTTCTTCAACGGACTGCTGACCGCGGAGCTGACCCAGGGGGCCTACCGCGGCCTGGGCATCCCGCTCTACTCCTCGGCCGCCTTCGCGATGGCTCCGGAGATTGCCAAGGCCTACTACGACGCCTACGAAGCCGGCGATGAGGACCGCCGCAACGCCCTGCTCGAAGGCTTCTACGCACCGCTGGTCCGCCTCCGCGACCAGACGCCCGGCTTCGGCGTTTCGCTGATCAAGGCAGGCCTGCGGCTGGGCGGACTTCCCGTTGGCTCCGTGCGCCCGCCGCTGGTTGACCCCACCGAGGAACAGCTTGTGCAGCTGAAGGCCATCCTCGCCAAGGGCTACGAGCTGGCGGGCCGCTGA
- a CDS encoding NAD-dependent epimerase/dehydratase family protein: MSRIFVTGGSGRLGRSVVAGLAEKGHHVISVDRDAVPADQLPAGVVQETADLLAPGEALRLLRDTTPDAVIHLAAIAVPFSAPEDVIFATNTRLAFAVISAATEVGVQKIVTASSPTVLGYGSPAGWLPPSFPLDERTPPKPWNAYALSKLIAEQTVQAFANAQGEKIRYAAFRPCYVISPEEWEGAPTQQGHTLAERLADPALSAPALFNYVDARDVADFLDLLLEKMPAIPNGETFFVGAADALATAPLAELMPKFLPGSEALSAGLTGTSPAFSIAKAQELLGWHPTRSWRTELKSHTTLNEENSALVTAGSGAKETP, encoded by the coding sequence ATGAGCAGGATCTTCGTGACCGGCGGCTCCGGCCGGCTGGGCCGCAGTGTTGTGGCGGGGCTCGCCGAAAAGGGCCACCACGTTATCTCGGTGGACCGGGACGCCGTTCCGGCGGACCAGCTGCCCGCGGGCGTCGTCCAGGAAACCGCGGACCTCCTGGCCCCGGGTGAGGCGCTGCGCCTCCTCCGTGACACAACGCCCGACGCCGTCATCCACCTCGCCGCGATTGCCGTACCTTTCAGCGCGCCAGAGGACGTCATTTTCGCCACAAACACGCGCCTCGCCTTCGCTGTCATCAGCGCCGCCACGGAAGTGGGCGTGCAGAAGATTGTCACCGCCAGCAGTCCCACGGTGCTGGGGTACGGATCGCCCGCAGGCTGGCTGCCGCCGTCGTTCCCGCTGGACGAGCGGACCCCGCCGAAGCCGTGGAACGCCTACGCACTCTCAAAACTCATCGCCGAGCAGACCGTGCAGGCCTTCGCCAACGCCCAAGGTGAGAAGATCCGGTACGCGGCCTTCCGCCCCTGCTACGTCATTTCCCCGGAAGAGTGGGAAGGCGCGCCCACCCAGCAAGGGCACACCCTCGCCGAGCGGCTCGCTGATCCCGCGCTGTCCGCCCCTGCCCTCTTCAACTACGTCGATGCGCGGGACGTGGCGGATTTCCTGGACCTGCTGCTGGAAAAGATGCCCGCCATTCCCAACGGGGAAACCTTTTTCGTCGGAGCCGCAGACGCCCTGGCCACCGCACCCCTGGCTGAACTGATGCCGAAATTCCTGCCGGGGAGCGAAGCCCTCAGCGCAGGACTCACCGGAACCAGCCCTGCCTTCTCCATAGCCAAAGCCCAGGAACTCCTGGGCTGGCATCCCACGCGCAGCTGGCGCACCGAACTCAAGTCCCACACCACCCTCAATGAAGAGAACTCCGCGCTGGTCACTGCCGGCAGCGGAGCCAAGGAGACACCATGA
- a CDS encoding Gfo/Idh/MocA family protein yields MVNTAESSTDAAAAAAAGTAEGAAGRSGKARITLIGTGGRSEMYIRAIYGNYAGTAELVAFSDVNPGRVEFYQQLIQELGAPGPVASFDPAQLTAFIQANNIDRVIVTTPDYTHADYIVEGLRAGADVVVEKPLTIDAEGCRRITQAVQETGRNVVVTFNYRYSPRNSALKEIIQSGVIGKVTSIDFSWVLDTVHGADYFRRWHREKKNSGGLLIHKASHHFDLVNWWIDDVPERVFASGGLKFYGDKNAAERGLGPRPERGTPDAEAPAREKDPFALDLREDERLKALFLDNEHYDGYRRDQDVFTGGITIEDNLALVVEYQGGPRLSYSLNAHSPWEGYRVAVNGTEGRAELEVVERAAVLHSTDKKTVVDPSATPVEEEDAVRRNGERLVVQRHWEAAYEVPIINGEGGHGGGDELLLSDLFNGPGDDPLGRPSGYLDGLRSVSVGIAGNRSLESSLPVRIEDLDLGADLRRSN; encoded by the coding sequence ATGGTCAACACAGCCGAGTCCAGTACTGACGCAGCGGCTGCAGCAGCCGCAGGCACCGCCGAAGGTGCAGCAGGCCGCAGCGGCAAAGCGCGGATCACACTGATCGGCACCGGCGGACGGTCCGAGATGTACATCCGTGCCATCTACGGCAACTACGCCGGCACCGCTGAACTGGTGGCCTTTTCAGACGTCAACCCCGGCCGCGTGGAGTTCTACCAGCAGCTCATCCAGGAACTGGGCGCACCGGGACCGGTTGCATCCTTCGATCCGGCCCAACTCACTGCTTTCATCCAGGCCAACAACATCGACCGCGTCATCGTCACCACTCCGGACTACACCCACGCCGACTACATCGTGGAGGGACTCCGTGCCGGGGCGGACGTCGTCGTCGAAAAGCCCCTCACTATCGACGCTGAAGGCTGCCGCCGCATCACCCAGGCCGTGCAGGAGACCGGCCGGAACGTAGTGGTCACCTTCAACTACCGCTACTCACCGCGGAACAGCGCACTGAAGGAAATCATCCAGAGCGGCGTGATCGGCAAGGTCACCTCCATCGACTTCAGCTGGGTCCTGGACACCGTGCACGGTGCAGACTACTTCCGCCGCTGGCACCGGGAAAAGAAGAACTCAGGCGGCCTGCTCATCCACAAGGCCTCCCACCACTTCGACCTGGTCAACTGGTGGATCGACGACGTCCCGGAGCGAGTCTTCGCCTCCGGCGGGCTGAAGTTCTACGGCGATAAGAACGCAGCAGAGCGTGGCCTGGGCCCGCGTCCTGAGCGCGGCACGCCCGACGCCGAAGCCCCCGCCCGTGAGAAGGATCCGTTCGCGCTTGACCTGAGGGAGGACGAGCGGCTCAAGGCCCTCTTCCTGGACAACGAGCACTACGACGGCTACCGCCGTGACCAGGATGTCTTCACCGGCGGCATCACCATCGAGGACAACCTCGCGCTGGTGGTGGAGTACCAGGGCGGCCCGCGCCTGAGCTACTCGCTGAACGCGCACAGCCCCTGGGAGGGCTACCGCGTGGCGGTCAACGGCACCGAAGGCCGTGCCGAGCTGGAGGTGGTGGAACGCGCCGCCGTCCTGCACAGCACGGACAAGAAGACCGTGGTGGACCCGAGCGCCACGCCCGTGGAGGAAGAGGACGCGGTGCGCCGCAACGGCGAACGCCTGGTGGTCCAGCGCCACTGGGAGGCAGCCTACGAGGTGCCGATCATCAACGGGGAAGGCGGCCACGGCGGCGGTGACGAACTCCTGCTCTCTGACCTGTTCAACGGTCCGGGCGACGATCCCCTTGGGCGCCCGTCGGGCTACCTGGACGGGCTGCGGTCCGTCTCGGTCGGCATCGCCGGCAACCGTTCGCTGGAGTCGTCGCTGCCGGTCCGGATCGAGGACCTGGACCTCGGCGCCGACCTTCGCCGGAGCAACTGA
- a CDS encoding LacI family DNA-binding transcriptional regulator, translated as MVRRSATGRIGIADVAVKAGVSHATVSRVMNGNFTVDPEIAARVRAAAAELKYQPNPVGRSLALGKTDTIGIVVPDLANPTFQAILRGLSRAAAQDGYRVLIADSFEVSSEESILAGEARRRCDGLVLCAPRMTDAELEEIAPSLRPLVLINRTTAAADVPSLVVDYGQGVQDIAEHLVELGHTRLAFLSGPPRSASNNLRLQGLETFKAAHPQVEVIMLEGGSDFDTGHEAVDAVLESGATGILAFNDLVAMGLMSGLHERGLDVPGDISVTGFDDIPFAKYTTPALTTAAVPITELGEQAWHQLRALIRNEESDTPGSRYQPRLQVRSSSGPAKAPRSTVHG; from the coding sequence ATGGTCAGGAGATCGGCGACCGGCAGGATCGGGATAGCGGATGTTGCCGTGAAGGCTGGGGTTTCGCACGCTACGGTGTCCCGCGTCATGAACGGCAACTTCACGGTGGATCCGGAGATTGCCGCGCGGGTCCGGGCGGCCGCGGCTGAGCTGAAATACCAGCCAAATCCGGTGGGGCGCAGCCTTGCCCTCGGCAAGACGGACACCATCGGCATCGTTGTCCCTGACCTGGCAAACCCCACTTTCCAGGCCATCCTGCGGGGCTTGAGCCGGGCTGCGGCCCAGGACGGCTACCGGGTGCTCATCGCGGACTCCTTTGAAGTCTCCAGTGAGGAGTCCATCCTTGCCGGCGAAGCCCGGCGCCGGTGCGACGGCCTGGTCCTGTGCGCTCCCCGCATGACCGACGCGGAACTGGAAGAGATTGCCCCCTCCCTGCGGCCCCTTGTGCTGATCAACCGGACCACGGCCGCCGCGGATGTTCCCAGCCTGGTGGTGGACTATGGGCAGGGCGTTCAGGACATCGCAGAACACCTGGTGGAACTTGGCCATACCCGCCTGGCCTTTCTTTCCGGGCCTCCGCGCAGCGCTTCAAACAACCTCCGGCTCCAGGGCCTGGAGACGTTCAAGGCCGCCCACCCGCAGGTCGAGGTCATCATGCTTGAGGGCGGCTCGGACTTCGATACCGGACACGAGGCCGTGGACGCGGTACTGGAAAGCGGTGCCACCGGGATCCTGGCCTTCAATGACCTCGTGGCCATGGGGCTCATGAGCGGGCTTCACGAACGCGGCCTCGATGTTCCTGGTGACATTTCCGTCACCGGCTTCGACGACATCCCCTTTGCCAAATACACGACGCCGGCGCTGACCACGGCCGCGGTTCCCATCACCGAACTCGGCGAGCAGGCGTGGCATCAACTGCGGGCCCTTATCCGCAACGAGGAGAGCGACACGCCCGGCAGCCGGTACCAGCCGCGCCTCCAGGTCAGGTCCAGCAGCGGCCCCGCCAAAGCCCCGCGCTCAACGGTGCACGGCTAA
- a CDS encoding FadR/GntR family transcriptional regulator, translating to MKTHQLVLAWIENQLSEGRLAVGGRLPAERSLAEQLKVSRTSVREAIRILEAMGVVRAGVGSGPDAGTVVISDPTAALGSALRLHVATQHLPVADIVETRVLLESWAVAHARRDSPELQAAARLLAEMDAETVGVDEFLALDVRFHLALADAAGNAVVSAMMGSLRESITGYASRLTGNLPDWNATAARLRCEHRDILAAVQNDDGERAAQLVAAHIEGYYKEAGLASGGTVPIRP from the coding sequence ATGAAGACGCATCAGCTTGTCCTGGCCTGGATAGAGAACCAGCTTTCCGAGGGACGCCTCGCCGTGGGCGGCAGGCTTCCCGCCGAACGCTCACTGGCCGAGCAGTTGAAGGTGTCCAGGACATCCGTCAGGGAGGCTATCCGCATCCTGGAAGCCATGGGTGTGGTGCGGGCCGGCGTCGGCTCGGGCCCGGACGCCGGAACTGTCGTCATTTCAGATCCGACGGCGGCACTCGGCTCTGCCCTGCGGCTGCACGTTGCCACCCAGCACCTTCCCGTGGCGGACATCGTGGAAACCCGGGTGTTGTTGGAGTCGTGGGCGGTGGCGCACGCCCGGCGCGATTCACCGGAACTGCAAGCGGCCGCCCGACTCCTCGCCGAGATGGACGCTGAAACTGTTGGCGTGGACGAATTCCTGGCCTTGGATGTCCGCTTCCACCTTGCCCTGGCCGATGCTGCCGGAAACGCCGTGGTCAGTGCCATGATGGGTTCCTTGCGGGAATCCATTACCGGCTACGCGTCAAGGCTCACCGGAAATCTCCCGGACTGGAATGCCACGGCCGCACGGTTGAGGTGCGAGCACCGTGACATCCTGGCCGCCGTGCAGAATGACGACGGCGAGCGGGCGGCACAGTTGGTGGCGGCACACATCGAGGGCTACTACAAAGAGGCGGGGCTGGCTTCCGGAGGTACGGTGCCAATCCGCCCCTAG
- a CDS encoding alpha-hydroxy acid oxidase translates to MTHTIQPNNPEATPAPDATDVPVASAPAATPATTTAAVPAALKRRIPKYSDLAPLMQFKKPEFSKEARLKRASTVWELRDIAKRRTPQAPFDYTDGAAEGEITLRRARQAFLDIEFRPGILRNVSAIDLSTEILGKPSRLPVGIAPTGFTRMMQSEGEYAGSQAAEAAGIPYTLSTMGTASIEDVAAAAPNGRNWFQLYLWTDRERSLELIERAAKAGNDTLMVTVDTAVAGARLRDVRNGMTIPPALTLKTVLDASYRPAWWFNFLTHEPLTFASLSRYTGTVADLINSMFDPTLTFEDLDWLRETWKGKLVVKGIQTVEDARRVVDHGADGIVLSNHGGRQLDRAPIPFHLLPEVKQAFTADNTDAAIMLDTGIMSGADIVAALALGADFTLVGRAYLYGLMAGGRAGVDRMLQILEKDMARTMALLGVSRISELTPDHVRLLKN, encoded by the coding sequence ATGACCCACACCATCCAGCCCAACAACCCCGAGGCCACTCCCGCCCCGGATGCCACGGATGTTCCCGTAGCCTCCGCGCCCGCAGCCACCCCTGCCACCACCACCGCCGCCGTGCCTGCCGCCCTCAAGCGGCGGATCCCCAAGTACTCTGACCTCGCTCCCCTGATGCAGTTCAAGAAGCCGGAGTTCAGCAAGGAAGCCCGGCTGAAGCGGGCCAGCACCGTCTGGGAACTGCGGGACATCGCCAAGCGGCGCACACCGCAGGCGCCCTTTGACTACACCGACGGCGCAGCTGAAGGGGAAATCACCCTCCGCCGCGCACGCCAGGCGTTCCTGGATATCGAGTTCCGTCCGGGCATCCTCCGCAACGTTTCCGCGATCGACCTCAGCACCGAGATCCTGGGCAAGCCCTCGAGGCTGCCGGTCGGCATCGCACCCACCGGATTTACCCGGATGATGCAGTCCGAAGGCGAGTACGCGGGCTCCCAGGCGGCGGAAGCCGCCGGTATCCCCTACACCCTTTCCACCATGGGCACCGCCTCCATCGAGGACGTGGCCGCTGCCGCACCCAACGGCCGCAACTGGTTCCAGCTCTACCTGTGGACTGACCGGGAGCGCTCACTGGAACTCATCGAGCGGGCCGCCAAGGCCGGCAACGACACCCTCATGGTCACCGTGGACACCGCCGTGGCCGGCGCCCGCCTCCGTGACGTCCGCAACGGCATGACCATCCCGCCGGCGCTGACCCTCAAGACCGTCCTGGACGCGTCCTACCGGCCCGCCTGGTGGTTCAACTTCCTCACCCACGAGCCGCTCACCTTCGCGTCACTCTCCCGGTACACCGGCACCGTGGCGGACCTGATCAACTCGATGTTCGACCCCACCCTGACTTTCGAGGACCTGGACTGGCTGCGCGAAACGTGGAAGGGCAAGCTGGTGGTCAAAGGCATCCAGACCGTGGAGGATGCACGCCGCGTGGTTGACCACGGCGCTGACGGCATCGTCCTGTCCAACCACGGGGGCCGCCAGCTGGACCGGGCGCCCATCCCGTTCCACCTGCTGCCCGAGGTGAAGCAGGCCTTTACCGCGGACAACACGGACGCAGCGATCATGCTGGACACCGGCATCATGAGCGGCGCGGACATCGTGGCGGCCCTGGCCCTGGGCGCCGACTTCACGCTGGTCGGCCGAGCCTATCTGTACGGCCTGATGGCCGGCGGCCGTGCCGGCGTTGACCGTATGCTGCAGATTCTGGAAAAGGACATGGCCCGCACAATGGCCCTGCTCGGCGTGTCCAGGATCTCGGAGCTCACTCCGGACCACGTGCGCCTGCTCAAGAACTAA
- a CDS encoding ArsR/SmtB family transcription factor, producing the protein MVTDDVFAVIAESTRRDILLSLRSGDKAVGELVEELAASQPTISKHLKVLREAQLVSMRAQGQKRYYALNRKPLEGIASWLETLDVGSAAPAVTAGTAPAAPAVAHGGTAPAPAAKAGATPKDTEGAGAVAAEAVSAGVLAADGAELSPAVVIPGGTTAPLSDDTVPQQIGRTVGRAATKAADLLANLPNLPKFGRKK; encoded by the coding sequence ATGGTGACAGACGACGTATTTGCCGTCATAGCGGAATCGACCCGGCGGGATATCCTGCTCTCCCTGCGTTCAGGGGACAAAGCCGTGGGCGAGTTGGTGGAAGAACTGGCAGCGAGCCAGCCCACCATTTCCAAGCACCTCAAAGTCCTTCGCGAAGCCCAGTTGGTGAGCATGCGGGCGCAGGGCCAAAAGCGCTACTACGCTTTGAATCGCAAGCCGCTTGAAGGGATCGCCAGCTGGCTGGAAACGCTCGACGTCGGATCAGCGGCCCCAGCCGTAACGGCCGGGACAGCGCCGGCCGCCCCGGCAGTTGCCCACGGCGGGACTGCTCCCGCCCCCGCGGCCAAGGCAGGCGCCACCCCCAAGGACACTGAAGGCGCCGGCGCTGTGGCGGCCGAGGCCGTGTCCGCCGGCGTCCTGGCGGCGGACGGCGCGGAGCTGAGCCCCGCCGTCGTCATTCCCGGCGGGACCACGGCGCCCCTGAGCGATGACACCGTGCCGCAACAGATCGGCCGGACCGTGGGCCGCGCCGCCACCAAAGCGGCGGACCTCCTGGCCAACCTCCCCAATCTCCCCAAATTCGGCCGCAAGAAGTAG